A segment of the Arachis hypogaea cultivar Tifrunner chromosome 5, arahy.Tifrunner.gnm2.J5K5, whole genome shotgun sequence genome:
GCGTTTTTGTAATGCTTTTTTGTTATGTGaagtttattttatatgttacttCAATAAAAAAGCCATATTGAGACTATCTTACAAGTTACAACACTGTTTTAGTATGTGAAAACAAATTGTGTGAATGAAAGGAATATTAACATGATGTAGAATGTGAAATAgaacaaagtttttttttttttttcattagggGAGATCCACAGCACAAATTTAAATGTGTAGAGATATTATCGGgtctaaattttttactttttatcactttaaattacataatttaaaagttgaattaatatttaaatttatttgtgaaattactCGCACTTTATTATGatactcaaaattttattttgttcaatTTAATTTCTCAACTTATCATTCATgacttaatttagttttttattatatttctgtcACAGAATTATTAATTACGTGTTGAGATACATAGATGATTATCAcatgaattttttaataattatctgACATAATAATTGAAACTTTTATCTTAATTTactttttaagaaatttttaaataaaattagaattttaaatgttttgcaaggaataaattgaaataaaaaaaatttattattactttaaataatcattaaaaaatttaacCACATAATTATCACTTTATTTGATTATGTGGTTAATTATTatgtgataaaaataaaattaaagactaGCCTAAACTATAAATACTAAGTTGGATgactaaattttataattagtcaatattattatttttaattagcaTATGACCAGtattaatttatatctatatttatagatattttgtatatatgaagcatataatttatatctatatttattaaaattttacacatataaaataatatattttgcatctatgttttttagaatttatacacataaattaataaaatttaggtttaattattctattaatccttagttttaccaaattttttattaaatttctataattttttttcttttaattttattattaagttttttatagtgtaaaaaatattagaattaattgaatattttttcataaattgaaaatattcataattaaaaatttaactaaatctTTGACAGCatgtattttaagaaaaatattctattaattttaatatttttgacataaaaataacttaattataaaactaaaaaaattataaaaattcaattaaaaaataaaaaaataataaaaaatttaataaaattataaaattaataaaataattaaacttaaaatttatttatttttaaaaataatttaatattatattagctAAATAATAACCTAAAATACTCAGGATTAGAGTCTACACAGATTCTCATTGAATAAATCAAAATTTGGAGACAAGCAAGAGTGTAAATTGAAGGAGATATGAGTGTTAACTCTAAAAGTTTGGGATGTTAACTCTAAAAGTAGCCTATCCGTTTGATTTCGATATCCGATAttattcttctgcaattgttccaTACAGCCTCCAAAATCAGAACTCCATGGAGCTCAAACTCCACTCATCAATGGCGTCACTGGCACCCGTTCCCCGCAAATTAAACACCGTCATCTCATCCCATTCCAAACTCCCACACTTCTCTCCTCCGAAGCCCTCCAATTGCTCTCTCCCTTCCACTCCTCTATGCTCCTACGCCGTTCCCGATTCCAAGAACCCCACCACCAACAGCAACAAGGTCCAACCCCGTCGTAAAAACGCCACCCCCACTGGTCGTTTCGCTCAAAAGACCCAAACTTCACGGAAGGAGAATCTTCCCAGAGAACCAAAACCCAAACTTGATAATACTCATAATAGGGTCGACCAGAACCGCCAAAACGCGCTGTTTGATGCAACCACCCTGAACGTTAATTTGATTGAGTTGTGCGAAGAGGGTAAGCTTGCTGAAGCTATGGAACTCATGGGTCAAGGTTCTGTTGCTGATTATGGTGTTTTTCTGGCCATGTTGAATTTGTGCGAGGGTATGAGGTCGCTTGAGTATGGGAAAAGGGTTCATGAGTTCTTGAGAAGATCGAGGTTTCGAGGGGAGGTTGAATTGAACAACAGGTTGATTGGAATGTATGGGAAATGTGGTAACATGAATATTGCACGCAAGGTGTTTGATCGAATGCCAGAGAGAAACATGAGTTCTTGGCACTTGATGATCATTGGATACACTGAAAATGGAGCTGGTGATGATGCTTTGTTGGTTTTTCAGGAGATGAAGGAGGCAGGGATACGGCCTGAGAGTGAAACTTTTGCATTGGTTTTGGCTGCGTGTGCAAGGGAAGAAGCTGTAGAGGAAGGATTATTGCACTTTGAATCAATGAAGGAGTATGGAATTGTTCCCACCATGGATCATTACAAGGAGGTTATTAACATTCTGGGGAATGCCGGTCAGTTGAATGAAGCTGAGGAGTTCATTGAGAGTAAGCCATTTCAGCCTGAAGATGACATTTGGGAGGCTCTTCGAAATTTTGCTAGGATTCATGGAGATATGGATCTTGAGGATCGTGCGGAGGAGTTGTTGGCATGTCTCAATCCTTCAAAGGCCATTGCTGATAAGCTTCCAACACCTCCAAGGAAGAAACAGTCTGCAATTAACATGCTAGAGGAGAAGAATAGAGTGGCCGAGTATCGGTGTGCCGTTCCGTATAAAGAGGCTGATGAGAAATTGAAGGGATTGAGTGGCCAGATGAGGGAAGCAGGTTATGTGCCTGATACAAGATATGTTCTCCATGACATTGAtgaggaagaaaaagagaaggccTTGCAATATCATAGCGAGCGATTGGCCATTGCTTATGGTCTAATCAGCACTCCCCCGAGAACTACACTTCGGATAATAAAGAATCTGCGTATTTGTGGTGACTGCCACAATGCAATCAAAATCATGTCCAAGATCGTCGGACGGGAGCTTATTGTCAGGGATAACAAACGATTCCATCATTTTAGAGATGGAAAATGCTCATGCGGAGATTATTGGTAGAGTTACTACTCAAGTGTAGATACTCTGGTGCTGTCTTATTAGATTGTTTCTACCAAAATGTGTAGGGTTTCAAATCCATTATCAAAcagataaaatattcaaatctttttGTTTCATCTAAGGATTGATCTATGTAGCTTCTCCGTTGTACATGTTGTTTAGGCTGCATATAATATAAGTTCCCACGAGCACAAGCGTGTAATGTTGAATCCCCCTGAAGTAGAGGCTGACCATTTTCTCTTGTAAGTAATTCTGTTGATATATTACTGATTAATAAGATCCACAATCATATAGGCTTAGCTAAGTTGCATTATAATCATTAGACTATTAGGTTGTGTTTGTTTACAAGAACAGGACATTGAGACAAGGACATAAAgatacaaaattatatttgatagATGAGATAAGACATGGATAGAAACATTCTATCAAGAGatattaaattagtgtattttgtgtttattctaataaaaaagaCACTGAAACACTAACgaaagatataatttattttttattttttctttttttattcttatcaattttttataattatactttttattattatatttttctttctaaattttttgaatgaaaaaaataaaaataaattagactttcataatttattttagtttattatcaaataaaatataagaatactaatttttatgtcttgttctTAGTGTCTTTGTCTTTTAGAGTCATCATCGTTCAGACTTcagaccaaaaataaaaaaatagacaaGCTCACTTGTACTTCTGATCTTTTCAATGTAATGCAGAATCATCAGTCTAGTGCTTTGGTATCAGCGTGCAGATTTCATTGGATTGTAATTGTAAGATTAGATTACTGGAATTAGCTACTTATATTCAAATTATCTCTTGTAATTGAGATTACTCCAATTTCAATAAATGAATATATTCTTACCCAAAGAGAATACCAAATGGAGTACCAAATAGCCAACAAAAGTTGAAAAGTAGTAGAAGTAGAAATCTGGCGCCAACAGGTGGTCAAAGGTAATATGAATCTGGCGGCTGCCAAGAATATAATCCCCTGTGCTTGCACATTCAAAAAGTGCAAATTATCTTTTATTTGTATGTACATAGTTTGTGTCCTATCTCAACAACATATTGTCTTCTCGTTACATCATGAAAACAATGGGATCTGCCACAAGGGATCATTCATTCCCTTGCAATCTGCAGAGAAATGCATGCTGTATCCTGTTTATGATGGAACATAATCTTCATCTCACAATGTACAACTCGAAAGAATGGAATGTGGTGCTAAAACAATGTGAATAGGATGAGGCCAAGAAACCTTTTTGAAGCCTATGAATTGAAGAGTTAGACAAGCGAAAATCTGAAAGGTAGCATCATCTGTTGCTGTTACTGTGTCTGCGACGATGGTTGGCTGATTCTTTTATTGGTTACCACTTCAACTGCAGCATCATCTCTTGATGGAACTCTCAGGTATGATTTCATGGTATCATAAACGGTAAACCCAATTGCCACTGATGGAACAACCTGAATTGCAAAAGAAAACATCAACTAGAAGGAATCTAACTGCTTATTGCTTTTTGCATTTTTGTTCACAAATCCTAAAAAGGaaatagttaaaattaaaatagaaaccaAACTTGTTGTAAAGTTTTAGTTGCTCAAATATGCAATTAGTTTTCCCATCCCACCTTTATGTAATTGATGCTGAGCCCTGAGAACAGCTGCTTCCAGCCCTGATTTCGAGCAATCACAACAAGTGATTTCATAATCCCCTTCAGTTCTGCATTATCAGATGCCAGCAGAGTTTGAACCTAGCCAGAATGTTGTCAACTTTGTACTATGCATTATTTGATATCCATCTACAAAACTTTTCCAATGAACAAATGATTTAAGTTACCTGCATTTGCCTCCTAACAACTTCAAGAGGATATGTGAAGGTCTGCCCCAATAGACCTGCTACGGATCCACATGTGAGTTTCACCATAATGCTTTTCTTGTACTCCTCAGGGACATGGCGCTTCATTTCTTCGTAGAAGTAAAACTTCAAACCAGCATACGGGAATATTCCGACAAGCGTTGGAGCTGTTGCCAGGAGCAAGTTGTGAGAATATCATAACTATGAAGATACAGCACTACAGATATAAGCAGATTTGAGGGCATACCTACTCCCCTATAGAGACCTCTAATGCCACCTTCTCTGTAAGTTTTTGCAAAGCAATCTTGGATCCCTCTATAAACTTGTTCATTATGAACCATCCCTGAAACATTCAACTTTTCTGGACTAACAACCTGCAGTCACAGATAACATATGTCAATCAGGGTTATCAAATTCTTGAGTTAACATGTAAATTCATCCGAATGAGTTTACAAATTTTTACCTAAACTCAGGAGTTTATAGAGAACTCTCAGGTTTGATTTCTAAGAAGGTAATCATATTGATCAGAATTCAGAAACTTTACCTGATAAGCTAACTTAGTCCGAATCAAGTCGAGAGGATACGTAAAAAGAACAGCCGTCCCTCCGGATAATGAGCCTGCCATGAGATCAAGGGTAGGGCCTTTCGAAACATCAGGGAAAGTAAGCATGATCCATCTGCGGTATTCCTCATAGGACATATAATGAAGTGCTGCATAAGGTATAATCCTTGCAACACTTGCTCCATTTCCTCTGCAATTCaataatgattaaattaattagacAGCTGCAGAAAATTTCTCAATTATATTCTCTCTCTACTTTCTTGTTTCAATGTGTTAGTTGCTGAGGGTCTTCTAAGTTCTACCTGTAGAAACCTAAAAAGCCTTCGGTCTTGGCAATTCTGCTGACTGATCCAACAAGTCCTGAGCTGTGAAACTCAGCTCTTCGCGTCTGCAAGGAATGAcaacagaaaattacaaaaaatgggGTAAAGAGAAGAAACCCATTTCACCATCAATTTTGAAGCAAAAAATAAATACACTAAAGATGCAATCTTTCTAACTTTGAAGAGTAAAGGGTATCAGAAATAGACTTCATTTCTTGAAAAAAGGGATTAAAACCAATCAATCAAAATATTCAACAGTACGAAATAGGGGGATAGAAAATGAAGCAATGAAGTAAAGGTGAAATCTTTGGAAGAATATGAAGAGACCCAATTGATGAAAAGAGTTGAAAGGTAGAACCTGGAAGAGGATTTTGACACGTTCGAGTGGGGCAACGACGGTTTTGGCGAAACCACCAGCTGTGCCACCCGCAAGAAGCTCCTTAGCGAAGAGGGGCATGGAGTCCAAGACATCATCAACCACCATGGCTTTACCTTCTTCTGCTCCTCTTTTGATTCCCATTCAAAGAAGAGCGAGGAGAGAAGAACAAAAAGGGAAGGTTCTTTGGCTTGTTCTGTTGTGTTCTGTTGTTCTGTTTGGTAGTTTGAGTTAGGAAGAGGAACCACGTAGGTTGGAAAGGTCAGAAGAAGTTGCGTTGAATAATGGATTTGTAACTTATTTATTATTTGGAGTGCGTGGTTTATTGGAAAACTATTTTTACCACATTTTGATATCCAACCAGTTGGTGCCAAGTAGGATCATGTTTGATGAATCCTCTCTCTCCCAACCTCTCTAAACAAATCTATTCCCTACTTTATGCTCCTCAAGGATTGGTTTAATGCTCAAACTTCCTAACCATCACCATTTCAGGATTTATTGTATTTAAatgaatacaaaaatattttcaaacacACATAAAAACAAAACTGGAGAAGTTAAGCATCTACACAACAAAtgttattgttaagaaatttatagaaaaaattgataaaataattattttactataGAAATATATATATCTAAAACTTATGGTAGCTAATTCTTTTTATTCatagaatattttgttaaacaaaTTATCTATTAGAAAAAgtgtttatatttattaaaacataaaattattttttatatacaaaatccCTTTAGAcaaacaaaacatattttttaacaatatatCGAAACTCAACATAAATACATGCTTGACTAACATGCTCCATTAATTGATACAAGCATACTGATAAATATATTGTTTCAGTAATAAATCGATTTATTGTTTGAAATTTGgccatttaaatataatttaatttaaaatatttaattaaattattttaataattaactttATACAAAGATAATTGAATTTGAGTTTTGCATTTTAAATAACTTTCGATTTATAAGGTTAATTCTTTTTATACATGTAATAGAAGACATGTGTCAAAACCTAGTTAATCTATTAGGGATCACATTCGAACTTAGCAAAATGTCATAAAACGTGGgcgtttttatttaaataaaataatagaagatCAAATTTAAGTGAATTCcttaaatgaaattttaaaacgt
Coding sequences within it:
- the LOC112802025 gene encoding mitochondrial carrier protein CoAc2 yields the protein MGIKRGAEEGKAMVVDDVLDSMPLFAKELLAGGTAGGFAKTVVAPLERVKILFQTRRAEFHSSGLVGSVSRIAKTEGFLGFYRGNGASVARIIPYAALHYMSYEEYRRWIMLTFPDVSKGPTLDLMAGSLSGGTAVLFTYPLDLIRTKLAYQVVSPEKLNVSGMVHNEQVYRGIQDCFAKTYREGGIRGLYRGVAPTLVGIFPYAGLKFYFYEEMKRHVPEEYKKSIMVKLTCGSVAGLLGQTFTYPLEVVRRQMQVQTLLASDNAELKGIMKSLVVIARNQGWKQLFSGLSINYIKVVPSVAIGFTVYDTMKSYLRVPSRDDAAVEVVTNKRISQPSSQTQ
- the LOC112802024 gene encoding pentatricopeptide repeat-containing protein At2g15690, mitochondrial, whose product is MLTLKVAYPFDFDIRYYSSAIVPYSLQNQNSMELKLHSSMASLAPVPRKLNTVISSHSKLPHFSPPKPSNCSLPSTPLCSYAVPDSKNPTTNSNKVQPRRKNATPTGRFAQKTQTSRKENLPREPKPKLDNTHNRVDQNRQNALFDATTLNVNLIELCEEGKLAEAMELMGQGSVADYGVFLAMLNLCEGMRSLEYGKRVHEFLRRSRFRGEVELNNRLIGMYGKCGNMNIARKVFDRMPERNMSSWHLMIIGYTENGAGDDALLVFQEMKEAGIRPESETFALVLAACAREEAVEEGLLHFESMKEYGIVPTMDHYKEVINILGNAGQLNEAEEFIESKPFQPEDDIWEALRNFARIHGDMDLEDRAEELLACLNPSKAIADKLPTPPRKKQSAINMLEEKNRVAEYRCAVPYKEADEKLKGLSGQMREAGYVPDTRYVLHDIDEEEKEKALQYHSERLAIAYGLISTPPRTTLRIIKNLRICGDCHNAIKIMSKIVGRELIVRDNKRFHHFRDGKCSCGDYW